The following is a genomic window from Capnocytophaga stomatis.
ATAGAAGAAGCTGCTCAATTCAAATTTGATACCACGCAAGAAATCAGATTAGGACGCTCAACACCTGATTTCCAATTAGGATGGAAACATTCGTTTGCATACAAAGGTTTTGACCTTAACGTACTGTTTAACGGTAGCTTCGGTGGTGTTGTTTTATCAGGAACACAACCATATTTAGATGCTTACGGAGTTTCCAAAATATCTGCTGATGCTCGTGATGCAGGTGGAGTTTGGGTAAATGGCAAGCAGTATGATACAGAAAAATACTACAATACCATACAAAACTTACCTGGCTACTACTCATACGATGCAACCAGCGTTCGTTTGCAAGAGGCTTCTCTTAACTATACTTTAGACGGAAAAGTAATCTCTGACAAAATAAAACGCATAACTTTTGGTATAATCGGTACGAATCTTTGGATGATTTACAACAAAGCTCCGTTTGACCCACAACTTACTTTTGGTGTAGGAACTTATGCTTCAACAGAGTTATTTATGACACCTGCGATGAAAACCTACGGAGCAAGTCTAAAAATTCAATTCTAATTTTAAAACGATACAAAAATGAAGATAGTACATAAAAATATTTTCTTGGCTGGATTGGCTATCGTGATGTCCACATCGTGTATCAAGGACTTTGAAGATGTCAATACAAATCAGCTGTACCCTACTGACGAACAAGCTGAAAAAGATGGTTTATCATCAGGAGGTTTATTCCCTAACCTTATGCAAAGACCTATTCCTACGGGAACAGGGGTAAATCCTGCAAATGATTACCAAGTGGTTCAAAATATGTCAACCGATAACTGGGTTGGGTATTTTTCGCCCGGACGTAATCACTGGGATAGCGGAAGAAACCAAACAAGCTATTATGTTAGTGATGGTAGAGCTAATGGAACATTTAACACCTTGATAGGTACTTTAATGAACCAGTTTTTCCGAATAAAAACGGCTTTGCATACAGTAGAGGTTGTGGACGGAAAACTCATTTTCAAAGAAAAAGATGAGCTTTCAAAAACAGCATATGCAGTTGCTCAGATTACCAAAATAATGGGAATACACAGAGCTACAGACCTTTTCGGACCTATCCCATACACGGATATGGAGCCGGGTAAACAACAAGCTAAATACGATTCGCAAGAAACTGTTTATCGCACTTTCTTAGCAGAATTGGACGCTGCCGTATCTCAACTTACTTCATACGGGGTTAATAATAAAATATTGGAAGAGTATGATCCTGTTTATCAAGGAAGTGTTGCTAAATGGGTAAAACTTGGAAATTCATTAATGCTCCGTTTGGCAATGCGTGTTCGTTATGCTGATGAAGCTTTAGCTAAAACTTACATCACAAAAGCAACCAGTCACTCTGGCGGGCTTATACAGCTTGTTGATGAATCAGCGAAACTTGCTTCCAATGGTAAATATATCCTGAACAACTCATTAGTTACAATGAAAGGATACGGAGAGTTAAAAATGGGTGCTACTATTTACTCTTATCTAAAAGGATATGATGACCCTCGTATTGAAAAATATTTCACCAAAGGAAAATCAACTTCGGAAGAAGATTTGTCAGACGATTATTACGCTGTTCGTTCAGGAATTGACCCAACTACAGGAACAGGAAAATATCAAAATTACTCTGAACCTACGGTAATCCTTGATACGCCAACCTATTGGTTGAGAGCCTCGGAAGTGTATTTCCTTTTGGCTGAGGCTGCTTTAGCAGAATATATTTCTGGTAGTGCCGAAGGTTTTTACAAAAAAGGAGTTCAAGTATCATTTGAAGAAAACGGACTTTCTGTATCAGAAGCTGATAAATACCTCGCTTCATCTGGTGTACCAACTTTTTATAACGACCCAAAAGACGCTAATTATAATGCTTTTCCTGTAAGCACTATTGACAAAAAATGGGACGAGGCAGCATCTAACGAAGAAAAACTTGAGCGTATCATCACTCAAAAATATCTTGCTATATATCCTAATGGTTTTGAAGCTTGGAGTGAATGGCGCAGAACAGGATATCCGCGTATGTTTAAAGTGCCTTTCAATTTAACCAACAAAGGAGCAAGAGATGTAACGGATAACGGAAAAGATTACGGGGTACGTCGTTTTCCTTTTCCTCAAAATGAATTTGAAAATAATAATGCCAACGTAAGTGCTGCCAGAGCCTTATTAGGAGGAGCTGATAATGCGGCAACTAATGTGTGGTGGGATAAAAAGTCAAAACAGTAAATTTAAAGATATGAAAAGATACATAACTATCGTTGCAGCGTCATTAGCATTAGTGGCTTGCGAGAAATGGACTGAAGCAGAATCGAATGCCGATAAGTTTGAAGAAGTGGCATTGGCTGATTTGCGTGAAAAACGAGACAATGCCAAGTGGCAGAAAGAAGCCGAAATAAGTGCAGAATCAAAAGAAATTATGGAGGCTTATTGGGCACAACTTCGTGAGTACAAGCGACGTGCTTGGCTTAATGGAGGAGATGAAGTAGGGCAAAAACCAATGTTCTATATGTGGTACGGCAGTGGTAGATGGCAGGCTACGCCTGGCATCGCTTCATCGTGGTTGCAAGCCATTCCAGACTCCGTGGCGTGTATTTCGCTTTGGGGAGGCTTCGGAAAAAGACCCGGAGAAATCCCTGATAATATGAAAAAAGATCTTGAAATTTTTCATAAAAAAGGGAGTGCTGTGCTTTTGTGTTGGCAAACTGGGGCGGTAGGTCAGGGACTTCCGGGTGACCCTGTTGAAAACACAGGAGGATGGACGGATTTTCGCAAAAAATATCCTTTTGCTACCGAATACGAAAGATGGTCTCAAATCTATGCCCGTGAACTGGCTCGTTTTATCATTGCTTGTGATTTTGATGGATATGACATTGACTGGGAGTTGACTTGCGGAGATCACGGTAAAGTAGAAAAAGAGGGACATAATTTATATGTTAAGGATAATAACTATGAAAATATTTCCAATTTTGTAAAGGAAATAGGAAAATATTTTGGACCTGTCGGTGAGAATTTTTATGTAAAAACCCAAGCTGAAAGAGAAGCTAACCTGAAAGCCTTATTTGAGTCAAGCACAGAGGGCTTTCATCCAAATGAAAGAGTTTTTATTGATGAGTTTAAACCGCACTTGCCCAAAAATTATTTAACCAAACGTTATTATTTATGTGCTGACCTTCCTTGTGGTTGGAATCCCGAAGTGTTTAACACTGACCAAGAGTTCAAAAAATATTTTGATAAACACTTTATGCAAGATTACGGAACAGTTGGTGTGGGTGGACACATCAAGCAGTTAGGAGGAGAATTTTATAATTCAACAAGTTTGGATATTCAAACTAAAAGACATACGCCTGGGTTTCAACATTTTTATGAAAAAGGTAGAGCCATCTACAATAAAGAAATTTGGGGATTTGGTTTCTATCACGGGGAGTTGGATTATGATAGCACACATAAAACTTCTGAAATAAAGAATTATTTACAACAGATAGGCGGGACGCGAAATTATCATAATCACGCAATTCTTCGGGAGATTATCCGAATTGCTGATCCTCGCGAGTCATACGCAAACTATGTGGAGTCTGAACCATTAATTGTAATACCTTAAACTTTTAAACAATGAAAAAAATAATTAGCAATATAGCACTTGCATTACTGCTTTTGGCAGGTGTGGGGTGTCAGGAAAAGCTGGATGAAAATGCACGTGGGTTTAGCAATTCAGCCTATATGTCAACGGGGTCGTCTGTTGTTGATATTGACCGTAAAACGGGCGGAGAGGCAGAAATAGAGCCTCGTCTTGCTTCGGTAGCAACCAAAGACGAAACCATAACGGTTTCGGTGAGTGATTTTCTCAAAAAGTACAACGAAAAAAATGCCACAGGCTATCGTGCATTGCCCGTGGAGAAGGTACGACTTTACGAGTTGGAAAATCCTTCCAATTCGTCAACTAACGGAACGCTTACGGTAAAAGTAAAAGAAGGGAAGGTTTCCTCAAAAATACGTGTAAAAATAGATACATTGGGTTCAAGAGCGTTTCCGTTGGGGAACAAGTATGCCGTTCCGCTGACAATCTCCTCTTCATCGGTTAAGGTGCTTTCTAATAAGGAAACGGTACTGACGCTTCAACGTCCGGTAATCGTTTCGGTGGCTCACGTAAAGGACGGGTATGCTCCAAAGATAATACTGGATAAGAGTTTGCCTGAAATGGAAGAGTTCAGTTTCCAAGTGTTTTTTATGTTTGATGAATTTAGAGCCTATTCGGGTAGAAACTACAATATGTCATTGGTGAACTACGGTTGGTACAGCCGTATTAATCAAACGGATATCAATTTAGCGGACAAACAGCGAGAGCTTTCCGTTGATGGAGTGCAATTAAAGACAGGTACTTGGTATCAGGTAACTTACGTGCGAACAAAAGATCACCGAACTAAAATATATCTTGATGGCAAACATATCCGCACGTTTATAATGCCTAATGTGGTGCTGAAAGGAGGGGCTACGGTAAGCATTTTCAACCCTCAAAAATCATATTCCGTGCCACATATCCTGCGGGAAGTACGCTTTTGGAACAGGGCTTTAACTGAGGCTCAAATTAATGCCGATTTGTATAGCCCGATAGATGCCAATACCGAAGGATTGATTGCCTATATCCCGATTGATAGTAAAGAAAACGGATACAAAGACATCACCAAATATGAAAACGTTGTGGAGTTTCACGAAGCTACTTCAAGAAGTAAATTTGGTATTCAAGACGGAAACAAATACCACAAGGTGGTGCCTTATGAACAGTACGGTATTGATAAGTGGTATGATAATGTGATATTCCCGTCACAAACATTACAACAAGTTGAACCTTAATATTAACTTACAGATGAAAAATATAATTAAAACAGTAATCGGCTTTGCTCTTGCAGGAAGTTTATTTTCTTGTGCGAAAGACGAGATAGAAGTGCTTAAAAATCTTGATACTTCGTGGGAGGTTGATAAAAGTATAAGAGACAAGGATTTGCGTAACCGTTTTGGGCTTGACCCTCGTTACAATTACGCTTTGTCAGAGGTTAATGAATTTGATTTCTCAATGCTCCATTTAGGTGATTTTCAAATTACAGGAGAAAGAACCAATGAGTTTGAAGTTAAAATTCTAAATCCCTTGGATAAAGACCTGACCGTAACGCTTAACTACGATGCGGCAATGTTCGAAAAGGTAAAAGAAAAGTACAGTGATTACGAATTAGGTGCAGAAAATGTAGTTAAAATTGCTGAAAAACAAAAAGTAATCCCCAGAGGAGAAACTTCTGTGAAATTTCGGTTGGCAGTTGATAACGATTCTCGTTTCGGCAAAAGTGTTGTTGTTCCTTTTTCTTTTACCACAAATGATGATAGTATCAAATTATTGGAAGGGAGAACACATTTCCTTGCCAAGGTTTTCAAAAAAGAAATTACGTACAACTATCCAAACCGAATTAACAAGTTCTTAATTTTAAGCAATCAAAGTTTATTTCCTCCTCGTGCTTCATTGAACATTGAGGCTTCGGATGTTGTTTCACAACCAATTGAGTTCTCAGTAGAAAGAGCAGATGGCAAGGGGCTTCCCAACCTAGCACCAGAGGGTGTTGAAGGACAGCTTCCCGCACCTATCAATATGGAAGGGGAGCAAGCAGGGGTGTTCGGGTTGACCCTTGATGTAAACTCCATTGAGGAGGGAAGTGTTTCACAGCTTCCGCTTCAAATTGTCGCTACAATGAACGGGCAAAGGTATGTACTGCCTAATACCATTACCCTTGTAATAGATACGTCCGTTCCAGCAGATGAAAATGTTGTTGCGGGCAAAAAAGAAAAAGGAAAAGCCATAGATAAAGAAGGTCTTGTGTTTACAGGAACACTTTTTCCGGAATTCTATGATGAAAATATTTTTGACGGGCAATACAAATTCGGAGTTCCCATATCAGGAGATGCAACTATGGAAATAACATTGCCATCGGCTAAAACAATTGGTTCGTTGAAATTTACAATTCCTACTCCACTGTATGCAGCCCGTTTTCAAGGTGGAGATGTTTATGCTGTTGATAATCAGGGCGAAGAGGTTATGTTAGGTTCGGTTGATTTTTCCAAAGAAGAAGGAAATTCTCTGATAGCACTTTTAAAAGTACCTGTCCACACTCAAAAACTGTTGATAAAAAATATTCAAAAAAGTGGAGGTAATTGGATTGAACTTTCAGAGATTGACCTTTATGAAGAATAGGTCAAAAGTAATTTTCATATATTAAAATAAAAAGGAAGCTGATTTGTTCGATCAGCTTTCTTTTTTACAAGAAACCTATGTAAAAATCTATAATATCTTTTAAAAAATTTAAACATTATATTCTTATTAGTTTTTGTATGATCTTAAATTTGACTATATGATATAAAATGGTGTTTAAAAATCTTTATTCTGTTTTTCATTTTTAAATCTCATAACCAACTTCAAGTAAGCTAATTATCATCCTTTCATTGTTTATTGGTAATTGTTTTATATTTTTGTTGCAGAATAAATTTCTCAAAATGACAAAAGCAAACGTTTACATATTAGCCATTGAGTCTTCCTGCGATGATACTTCTGCGGCGGTGCTTGAAAATGACAAAGTGCTTTCAAATGTTGTTGCAAATCAGGAAGTGCATAAGCAGTACGGCGGTATTGTTGAGCGTGAAACTTACGAAAAAATGGTCGGAAAAACTCTTGAAATGCTCAAGGAAGCCCTTCCTATTGACGGACTTTTTTTTGACATACACGGAGCGATGAGCGTACAAGGACTGGAAGACCCCGAAGGCGATTTAATCGTCCGAATTCGAGAAGTGATTGGTAATGATGTACTTGTATCGTCGTGTATGGATTTACACGGAAGCGTTTCTCCTCGATTGGCACAAAACATTGATATGATTACCTGCTATCGGCTTGCTCCACACGAGGACGCTATGATTTCAAAAAAACGAGCGTTGACCAATTTGCTATTCATCAAAAACGGAAGAAACCATAACTTACAACTACCCTAAAGGAGTGCATCCTACTAATAATGACGCTCTTTCAAAGATTATGACTCAAAAATATTTGGCTCAAAATCCGTGGCAACCCTTTGAAGTTACCAACGATTACCGCCGTACGGGCTTGCCTTTCTTTGAAAATCCTTATCTGGAGGGATTGTTACCGTTTATGCCTTTCTATACCGACCCTACGAAAGCGGACATCAGAAATGTGTACCGAAGAGTACGTTATCCTATTAGTTTGAAAACCAAAAACCCAACAGGATACGAACAAGCCCTGCAATTACTTGGCGGAGAGGACAAACCCGAAACACCGCTTATCTGGCAAAAAAAATAATCTTTTATCTTTAAATAAACATAACCCCATTAGCTTGAAACTAATGGGGTTATCTTTTTTCTAAACTTTTTTGAGATAGCATACAAGTCACTTACACTATCACTTAAAAGCTAACTAAATTAAATCATTGATTTTTTTATTTGTGTGTAAATCTCAAAAACTATGTGTTTAATCTTAATTTGAATGATTTTCAAAACAATACTTATGAGCTTCTCTTTTCCAATTCAATAGCTCGCTCTTCACTGATGCCTAACAAATTCGCTAAACGATTTAGTATTCTTCGCTCTCGTTCTGTTACGACAACATCTATAGTGAATGTTTTAAATTTTTCTAAATATTCTTTTTCCTCTTTGGATAAATCTCCTCGATTTATAACAATATTCTCTAATTGTTTAGCTCTTTCTACACTAATGTTTAAAGTTTTTCTCATTTCCTCAAGCATCTGTTGTTCTTGGACATCAATTACACCATCATCCTCAAGCATAAATTTTATTTCCTCAATATATTTGAGCTCAGTTTCTGTAAATGTATGTATCTGTGCTATAGCTTTTTCCTCTAATTCTTTAGCTCTTTCAGAACTAATTTTCAACATCTTGTACATCTCATCTAATCCTATACGCTCCTTATCATCAATAAGTCCGTCATCTTCAAGCATAAATTTAACTTCTTCAAGATATTGTTGCTCCTCATCACTTAATGAATTTTGAGAAATTTCTTTTATTTGCTTTTTCTCTTCCACAGGTACTACAACAACCTCATCAAAAGCTTCCATCGGTTTAAAAACCACATTAATTTTCCATTCTACTTCACTATTTGTTTCTATTTTTTGCTCATTTTCTTTTCTTCTTCCTCCTTTTATAGAAGTAAATAATAGATTTAGCTCGGCATTTATATCTGATATTTCAGAATTTGTAAGTACCTGACTTTGTGTTGAAGACATAAATTCACTATGCTCTAAAATGTTACCTGACATTCTTTGTTCAATAAGGCGTTGCCAACCTATTTCATTTGCCAACCACACTAAATTTTCAGGTACAAAGGGCTTTTTAGTTGGATTAAATGACTGGTTTCTTCCTATTTTTAATGTACTTTTTGATAAGTCACCTGCTCTCTTGTCATTCTCTGAATTAAACTTTACGGAATTTACCCTAAGACTTGCTTCTCCTTCCCACTTAGTATTACTGTGTGTCTGAGTATCTTTACTTTCTCCCCTACTATTTTCAATTGTAATGGAAGTTGCCCCCAAACATTGTAACAAATAACAATACTCATTGATTCTGTCATTAAGCAATTCATAATCATAATTTTCTATGGGTAAATAACTATCCGTTTTATACGGATGACATACGTAAGTATGGTCAATTTTAGGGTGGGTAATTGGGAAATGTATCTTAGGTAAATTCCCCATATTTAAAAGGGTTAAATGATTTGATTTAAAAAGAGATTCTGTTTTAGAGACTGTGATTATCTTACGGTCTTGATAATCTACTTTATTAAAATCATTTATAAAATTATTGTAACTCTTTTCTTTTTCTGTTTCACAAAAGGTCAAGGCTTCTCTGTTTTGTGTACTATCATCCTTATACATATTTGCAAGTTTATCATAAGAGTAAGCTGACGCATAACTATCCCCTTTCACTTTATAAACCTCTGCTTCTGTGATTAAATACCAAGACAAAAAACGCTTATACTCATCTGATTCTTTGTCCTTTATCCTTTCTAATTCTAACTTAAAAAGATCAAATAACTTAAATGCTTCATACTGATAATTAAGCTCTAATAATCCACAAATTTTATAGTAGTAGAATACTTCCGTAAATATACTTTCCTTAACCTCCTCTACTCTGTCTATTAATTTTTGATACTCTTTATTTTCTACAAGAGTCTTTAATTCATTCGACAGCTCATTATACCACTCTTCATTTTTCTCATATAACTTGCCATACCCTTGCAATACTTCATCTAGGAAAGGCTTTACTGTTTCTGTAATTCCGACACCTGTATATGTAAAATAAACATTAGGAATATTGATATAAGTACTATCTTCAACAGAATGGAAAACCAAACAATTAACTATGTTTACAACCGCAAAAGCTGGGTCATTGGGAACAAAATAAGCATTGGGATTATTATTTTCTATATCTAAATTGATGTTAGAGGTATAACCAATTTCCTCAATTTCACTCCAAGAAATAAATAAATGCCCATCCTCTTCTTTACCCCAAGCATCCGTTTGTATAATTCCCGCAAAGCTAACTCCCGATTCTAACACACAACAAGAAAAATGGTAAGTTCGTGTCGCTGTAAAGAAATCACCCTCTTTTACAATTGTTTGATAAAAAATAGCGTATATGGGCATATTCTTATCAATACCGTGCCAACCTCTAAATCTTGATTCTCTATCTTTTGATAAAACATTGCTCCCGCTTTCCTTCAAGGTGCCATCTAAATTTGTATAAATTTTCTTAGTTGTAATACCTGATTGTAACAAGTTGTCTAACTTGAATTTTTTAATTGCTTGTCTTATAACATTTTCCATACCAATAATTTTATTATTTATCTGCTTTTTTTCTAAATTTTCTTGTGATTGTATTCTTGCATAAAGTATTTGAGCTGCTTTTTCCTCATCTTCATTTGTTTCATTTAACAGAGCGTTACACTCACTTTCAGTTATACTTATAGGATAACCTGCTATTTTTTTAAAATAGTCCTGTATTAACAAAATTTGAAGTTCCAATAATTCTTTATCTTTTTCCATAAAACACTAATTTTTAAATGAAAAATTAAGATACAATTTTGTAAATCAGGTATATTATTCCCAAACCAATTAAAACCAAAACGCAGCCACATCCTTTCAGAGTGTCATCAAAACAACCTTTAGCACCATCTATTGTGTTGTCTATTGCAGTATCTATCTCTTTAGCTGTTTTCTCACTTTGCTTCCTTGATTCTATATCAGATGAGGTTACTTGTATTTTCC
Proteins encoded in this region:
- a CDS encoding SusD/RagB family nutrient-binding outer membrane lipoprotein, with the protein product MHPTNNDALSKIMTQKYLAQNPWQPFEVTNDYRRTGLPFFENPYLEGLLPFMPFYTDPTKADIRNVYRRVRYPISLKTKNPTGYEQALQLLGGEDKPETPLIWQKK
- a CDS encoding glycoside hydrolase family 18 protein; amino-acid sequence: MKRYITIVAASLALVACEKWTEAESNADKFEEVALADLREKRDNAKWQKEAEISAESKEIMEAYWAQLREYKRRAWLNGGDEVGQKPMFYMWYGSGRWQATPGIASSWLQAIPDSVACISLWGGFGKRPGEIPDNMKKDLEIFHKKGSAVLLCWQTGAVGQGLPGDPVENTGGWTDFRKKYPFATEYERWSQIYARELARFIIACDFDGYDIDWELTCGDHGKVEKEGHNLYVKDNNYENISNFVKEIGKYFGPVGENFYVKTQAEREANLKALFESSTEGFHPNERVFIDEFKPHLPKNYLTKRYYLCADLPCGWNPEVFNTDQEFKKYFDKHFMQDYGTVGVGGHIKQLGGEFYNSTSLDIQTKRHTPGFQHFYEKGRAIYNKEIWGFGFYHGELDYDSTHKTSEIKNYLQQIGGTRNYHNHAILREIIRIADPRESYANYVESEPLIVIP
- a CDS encoding SusD/RagB family nutrient-binding outer membrane lipoprotein — translated: MKIVHKNIFLAGLAIVMSTSCIKDFEDVNTNQLYPTDEQAEKDGLSSGGLFPNLMQRPIPTGTGVNPANDYQVVQNMSTDNWVGYFSPGRNHWDSGRNQTSYYVSDGRANGTFNTLIGTLMNQFFRIKTALHTVEVVDGKLIFKEKDELSKTAYAVAQITKIMGIHRATDLFGPIPYTDMEPGKQQAKYDSQETVYRTFLAELDAAVSQLTSYGVNNKILEEYDPVYQGSVAKWVKLGNSLMLRLAMRVRYADEALAKTYITKATSHSGGLIQLVDESAKLASNGKYILNNSLVTMKGYGELKMGATIYSYLKGYDDPRIEKYFTKGKSTSEEDLSDDYYAVRSGIDPTTGTGKYQNYSEPTVILDTPTYWLRASEVYFLLAEAALAEYISGSAEGFYKKGVQVSFEENGLSVSEADKYLASSGVPTFYNDPKDANYNAFPVSTIDKKWDEAASNEEKLERIITQKYLAIYPNGFEAWSEWRRTGYPRMFKVPFNLTNKGARDVTDNGKDYGVRRFPFPQNEFENNNANVSAARALLGGADNAATNVWWDKKSKQ
- a CDS encoding BT_3987 domain-containing protein — encoded protein: MKKIISNIALALLLLAGVGCQEKLDENARGFSNSAYMSTGSSVVDIDRKTGGEAEIEPRLASVATKDETITVSVSDFLKKYNEKNATGYRALPVEKVRLYELENPSNSSTNGTLTVKVKEGKVSSKIRVKIDTLGSRAFPLGNKYAVPLTISSSSVKVLSNKETVLTLQRPVIVSVAHVKDGYAPKIILDKSLPEMEEFSFQVFFMFDEFRAYSGRNYNMSLVNYGWYSRINQTDINLADKQRELSVDGVQLKTGTWYQVTYVRTKDHRTKIYLDGKHIRTFIMPNVVLKGGATVSIFNPQKSYSVPHILREVRFWNRALTEAQINADLYSPIDANTEGLIAYIPIDSKENGYKDITKYENVVEFHEATSRSKFGIQDGNKYHKVVPYEQYGIDKWYDNVIFPSQTLQQVEP
- a CDS encoding DUF1735 domain-containing protein; amino-acid sequence: MKNIIKTVIGFALAGSLFSCAKDEIEVLKNLDTSWEVDKSIRDKDLRNRFGLDPRYNYALSEVNEFDFSMLHLGDFQITGERTNEFEVKILNPLDKDLTVTLNYDAAMFEKVKEKYSDYELGAENVVKIAEKQKVIPRGETSVKFRLAVDNDSRFGKSVVVPFSFTTNDDSIKLLEGRTHFLAKVFKKEITYNYPNRINKFLILSNQSLFPPRASLNIEASDVVSQPIEFSVERADGKGLPNLAPEGVEGQLPAPINMEGEQAGVFGLTLDVNSIEEGSVSQLPLQIVATMNGQRYVLPNTITLVIDTSVPADENVVAGKKEKGKAIDKEGLVFTGTLFPEFYDENIFDGQYKFGVPISGDATMEITLPSAKTIGSLKFTIPTPLYAARFQGGDVYAVDNQGEEVMLGSVDFSKEEGNSLIALLKVPVHTQKLLIKNIQKSGGNWIELSEIDLYEE
- a CDS encoding tellurite resistance TerB family protein, which produces MEKDKELLELQILLIQDYFKKIAGYPISITESECNALLNETNEDEEKAAQILYARIQSQENLEKKQINNKIIGMENVIRQAIKKFKLDNLLQSGITTKKIYTNLDGTLKESGSNVLSKDRESRFRGWHGIDKNMPIYAIFYQTIVKEGDFFTATRTYHFSCCVLESGVSFAGIIQTDAWGKEEDGHLFISWSEIEEIGYTSNINLDIENNNPNAYFVPNDPAFAVVNIVNCLVFHSVEDSTYINIPNVYFTYTGVGITETVKPFLDEVLQGYGKLYEKNEEWYNELSNELKTLVENKEYQKLIDRVEEVKESIFTEVFYYYKICGLLELNYQYEAFKLFDLFKLELERIKDKESDEYKRFLSWYLITEAEVYKVKGDSYASAYSYDKLANMYKDDSTQNREALTFCETEKEKSYNNFINDFNKVDYQDRKIITVSKTESLFKSNHLTLLNMGNLPKIHFPITHPKIDHTYVCHPYKTDSYLPIENYDYELLNDRINEYCYLLQCLGATSITIENSRGESKDTQTHSNTKWEGEASLRVNSVKFNSENDKRAGDLSKSTLKIGRNQSFNPTKKPFVPENLVWLANEIGWQRLIEQRMSGNILEHSEFMSSTQSQVLTNSEISDINAELNLLFTSIKGGRRKENEQKIETNSEVEWKINVVFKPMEAFDEVVVVPVEEKKQIKEISQNSLSDEEQQYLEEVKFMLEDDGLIDDKERIGLDEMYKMLKISSERAKELEEKAIAQIHTFTETELKYIEEIKFMLEDDGVIDVQEQQMLEEMRKTLNISVERAKQLENIVINRGDLSKEEKEYLEKFKTFTIDVVVTERERRILNRLANLLGISEERAIELEKRSS
- a CDS encoding M81 family metallopeptidase, yielding MLKEALPIDGLFFDIHGAMSVQGLEDPEGDLIVRIREVIGNDVLVSSCMDLHGSVSPRLAQNIDMITCYRLAPHEDAMISKKRALTNLLFIKNGRNHNLQLP